The following are encoded together in the Bubalus kerabau isolate K-KA32 ecotype Philippines breed swamp buffalo chromosome 3, PCC_UOA_SB_1v2, whole genome shotgun sequence genome:
- the TPMT gene encoding thiopurine S-methyltransferase has translation MGDTRALLDSEEYPNTEVQKDRVLTLEEWQEKWVNHKIGFHQEQGHQLLKKYLDTFLKGEKALRVFFPLCGKAVEMKWFADRGHSVVGVEISELGIRDFFTEQNLSYSEEPIMEIPGAKIFKSSSGNISLYCCNLFDLPRANIGKFDRIWDRGALVAVNPSDRKRYSDVMLSLTRPGFRYLLSVFSYDPTKHAGPPFYITDGEVKKLFGSVCNIQCLEKVDVFEERHKSWGIDQIIERLYLFTEK, from the exons ATGGGTGATACAAGAGCCTTACTTGACAGTGAAGAGTACCCAaacactgaggttcagaaagaCCGAGTGCTGACTCTGGAAGAATGGCAAGAAAAGTGGGTGAACCACAAAATTGGATTTCATCAAGAACAAGGACATCA gcTATTAAAGAAGTATTTGGATACTTTTCTTAAAGGCGAGAAAGCACTGCgggtattttttcccctttgtggAAAAGCAGTTGAGATGAAATG GTTTGCAGACCGAGGACACAGTGTAGTAGGCGTGGAAATCAGCGAACTTGGGATACGGGACTTTTTTACGGAGCAGAATCTTTCTTATTCAGAAGAACCAATTATGGAAATTCCTGGAGCCAAAATATTCAAG AGTTcttcagggaacatttcattgtATTGCTGCAACCTTTTTGATCTTCCCAG AGCAAATATTGGCAAATTTGATAGGatttgggacagaggagccttagtcGCTGTTAATCCAAGTGATCGCAAACG cTACTCAGATGTAATGTTGTCCCTAACGAGACCTGGGTTTCGGTACCTCTTGTCTGTTTTTTCTTACGATCCAACTAAACATGCAG GTCCACCATTTTACATTACAGATGGGGAAGTTAAAAAATTGTTCG gtTCAGTATGCAATATTCAATGTCTAGAGAAGGTTGATGTTTTTGAAGAACGACATAAAAGTTGGGGAATCGACCAGATTATTGAAAGGTTATATCTAtttacagaaaagtaa
- the NHLRC1 gene encoding E3 ubiquitin-protein ligase NHLRC1: protein MGAEAAGSGPALRELLREAETSLLECKVCFERFGHRQQRRPRNLSCGHVVCLACVAALAHPRTLALECPFCRRACRGCDTSDCLPVLHFLELLGSALRPGPAAPRAAPAAPGVLTCQHAFGGWGTLVNPTGLALCPKTGRVVVVHDGKRRVKVFDSGGGCAHQFGEKGDAAQDLRYPIDVTVTNDCHVVVTDAGDRSLKVFDFFGQIKLVLGGQFCLPWGVETTPQNGVLVTDAEAGSLHLLEVDFPEGVLRRTERLQAHLRRPRGLAVSWLTGAIAVLEHPLGPGACSGTTVKVFSASMQLIGQVDSFGLSLFFPSKITASAVAFDHQGNVVVADTSSPAVLCLGKPDEFPVLKPIITHGLSHPVALTFTKESSLLVLDSAAHSVKVYKVDWG from the coding sequence ATGGGGGCCGAGGCCGCTGGGAGTGGGCCGGCGCTGCGGGAGCTGCTGAGAGAGGCCGAGACCAGCCTGCTTGAGTGCAAGGTGTGCTTCGAGCGGTTCGGCCACCGCCAGCAGCGGCGCCCACGCAACCTGTCCTGCGGCCACGTGGTCTGCCTGGCCTGCGTGGCCGCCCTGGCGCACCCGCGGACGCTGGCCCTCGAGTGCCCCTTCTGCCGGCGGGCCTGCCGGGGCTGCGACACCAGCGACTGCCTGCCGGTGCTCCACTTCCTGGAGCTCCTGGGCTCCGCGCTGCGGCCCGGCCCCGCCGCCCCGcgcgccgcccccgccgccccggGGGTCCTCACCTGCCAGCACGCCTTCGGCGGCTGGGGGACCCTGGTCAACCCCACTGGGCTGGCTCTGTGTCCCAAGACGGGGCGGGTCGTGGTGGTGCACGACGGCAAGCGGCGAGTCAAGGTCTTCGACTCCGGGGGAGGCTGCGCGCATCAGTTTGGAGAGAAGGGGGACGCTGCCCAGGACCTTCGGTACCCGATTGACGTCACGGTCACCAACGACTGCCACGTGGTCGTCACGGACGCCGGCGACCGCTCCCTCAAAGTATTTGACTTTTTCGGCCAGATCAAACTCGTCTTGGGAGGCCAGTTCTGCTTGCCGTGGGGTGTGGAGACCACCCCGCAGAATGGGGTCTTGGTCACGGACGCGGAGGCGGGGTCCCTGCACCTCCTGGAAGTCGACTTTCCCGAAGGGGTCCTCCGGAGGACTGAACGGTTGCAGGCTCACCTGCGTCGCCCGCGGGGGCTGGCGGTGTCCTGGCTCACCGGGGCCATCGCGGTCCTCGAGCACCCGCTGGGGCCCGGCGCCTGCAGCGGCACCACGGTGAAGGTGTTCAGCGCGAGCATGCAGCTCATCGGCCAGGTGGACTCCTTCGGGCTGAGCCTCTTTTTCCCTTCCAAGATCACCGCCTCCGCCGTGGCCTTCGATCACCAGGGCAACGTGGTGGTTGCCGATACTTCCAGTCCGGCTGTCCTCTGTCTAGGCAAACCCGATGAGTTTCCAGTGCTGAAGCCCATCATCACCCACGGTCTTTCGCATCCCGTGGCGCTGACCTTCACCAAGGAGAGTTCTCTTCTTGTGCTGGACAGTGCGGCCCATTCTGTAAAAGTCTACAAGGTTGACTGGGGATGA